A window from Drosophila subobscura isolate 14011-0131.10 chromosome O, UCBerk_Dsub_1.0, whole genome shotgun sequence encodes these proteins:
- the LOC117896252 gene encoding HEAT repeat-containing protein 5B isoform X5, translating into MELAHTLTLNEAAMKQLPEAKRPVFELEWLRYLEKSLPHVAKHEIKANQKKLVQQLTERIQGAPGPPMRKLIASALATLFSVGDTFMLFDTVNACNDILKNKDDSPSYLPTKLAAICVLGSMYEKLGRMMGRTYEDTVQILIRTLKNAESQARIEIMHTLEKVSAGMGTAIANVHKDIYKAAKHCLLDRVMAVRVAAARCILKMIYSAPFLYQTELESLGTLCFRAFDGSNYEVRCAVAQLLGTLLAYTQQLAEAALNKKANQTVVLQAGKGATQRLVSLDEALGILMSGFLRGGASFLKGTGEIIKGTSGVNREVRVGVTHAYVVFVQFMGSVWLERQLSVFLAHVLDLVANPKAACSHVDAVYSRKCINFILRSTIGKMLGEKAQTAACKELIHLVAKQMNSIDFNPENAKDSNQETLFSQHLLVCALQELSSLFICLGTTAQNLLGDQSLQTIDATCAVLVHPCAAARLAAAWCLRCCCVAVPSQITPLIDRFIEAIEQMRSSPEAIAGYSCALAAILGSVRYSPLGIPHTKGKVVFNCAEELLRSASQNSRMSLHRTQAGWLLIGAIMTLGSPVVKGLLPRMLLLWRNSFPRSNKELESEKARGDAFTWQVTLEGRAGALSVMHSFLLNCPELVSEDITRRLLTPIESALAMLVNLASVLKSYGTQLKAPAAMVRLRLFETLTLLPPNALEASYTHLLRMLVSEFTLSDNAANTTNSLLRTLCHGDDSIILGTWLQETNHRTIEDQMEPNRKVDGEHLQPNSAAGSGALEHDPCCLYRPNWYAHENSGGSSSNSGHGAGNSGGSGSGNLQLINKAQQCPGPLPLGVAVIDMSVTLYGTIFPKVANKHRLQMLEHFGECIKQAKSSRQEAVQMNIFTALLCALKNLTDSKTSLGQEDVRRSATALIVASLTSANSTIRCAGGEALGRLAQVVGDSHFTAELAQNSFDKLKSARDVVTRTGHSHALGCLHRYVGGMGSSQHLSTSVSILLALAQDSASPVVQVWSLYALAQIADSGGPMFRGYVEAALTMSLKLLLSVPHAHVDVHQCVGRVVNALITTVGPELQGNAAGVSAMRGSFLCSAALLQAHADPLVQAEAIGCLQQLHLFACKSLQLDSLVPTLVKMLASNYFILRKAAVSCLRQLAHREAKEVCELALTISPEQCPDLVLTEYGLPGLLFSMLDTETDAEMLKNIHDTLTSMLQMLAADNLSSWLSLCKNVLTVAVEGGLAEDSPPTGGEHANKEHTSGQEEDDDEEEEYADDVTEYRAEENTSTHPAVQPRWPTRVFASHCVRRIISSCEASSPMHFDLLQAKEQQMIKSRGDYLILHLAELIRMSFMAATSDSDQLRLEGLRTLQEIIDRFANVPEPEFPGHLLLEQFQAQVGAALRPAFATDTPSHVTAAACEVCSAWIGSGVARDISDLRRVHQLLVSSLSKLYTKTNSTQLYNESMATLEKLSILKAWAEVYIVAMMGNGKAPASLLSLQSQQTLQSLTAVEADAEVDPDPTPDSRGESLLGLVQPELHNLSTHWLNAMKDHALLLLPAEFQSQLPHDGGAFYTTDTINSSKPHYMTSWPPLLYASALWLRDEGFARHQDTAASSSTESNNNHITHGSLSADRFHMIFGICMEALCSMRSSEKPKNIVSCLRSLHSIFDSTWARQQLIKDRALTIELCHVLHRQILTRDELLVQLLCVEILKQTIQAAREDLDSRRDDNANAEDSLQLGEDNSMQPGSSHVYAVLEVCLCLFVRQIPSMNPTKQSGAGGLQLDYAYAKFNSTASFFSVLSDDSGLLVASGLQCVEQLLDLCTPRGALTILPTILYMTTSIVKEIANKSAIDSSILANTSAVQAALQCLRSVCVHRWSRQPDTAEDWQQLLQSALATVIDLTKTAGDNEERKVDEVTMLLAIAVFILHTPASVVAAPSLQYPCINHFRQCLQSEHLSVKLKCIETTRSIFAKAELKTATPYIHALAPRIIESLYAESSKTPTSELELQVTLESIVTVEQLIDLAEPQHRNMNLLQDIQMLTLLVPVLIGFLADPSRLRGVAKYQRQLHEQALQWLLKIGPKYPQEFKALMGQTPELRQKLEAAIRSQQQSINIAQKASEAQRNGLLAKPQKPTIKLKTDFSNFQ; encoded by the exons ATGGAACTCGCCCACACACTGACGCTCAATGAAGCGGCCATGAAGCAGCTGCCCGAGGCAAAGCGGCCGGTGTTCGAGCTGGAGTGGCTGCGGTACTTGGAGAAGTCGCTGCCCCATGTGGCCAAGCACGAGATCAAGGCCAACCAGAAGAAGTTGGTGCAGCAGCTCACCGAGCGCATCCAGGGTGCACCCGGCCCGCCCATGCGGAAGCTGATTGCCAGCGCACTGGCCACACTCTTCTCGGTGGGCGACACCTTCATGCTCTTCGATACGGTGAATGCCTGCAATGACATACTCAAGAACAAGGATGATTCGCCCAGCTATCTGCCCACCAAGCT CGCTGCCATTTGCGTCTTGGGCTCGATGTACGAGAAGCTGGGCAGGATGATGGGCAGAACCTATGAGGACACTGTCCAGATCCTTATACGCACCCTGAAGAACGCCGAGTCGCAGGCGCGCATCGAGATCATGCACACCCTGGAGAAGGTGAGCGCCGGCATGGGCACGGCCATTGCCAACGTACACAAGGACATCTACAAGGCGGCCAAGCACTGCCTGCTCGACCGAGTGATGGCGGTGCGCGTGGCAGCCGCTCGCTGCATACTCAAGATGATATACAGTGCGCCGTTCCTCTACCAAACGGAGCTCGAGAGTCTGGGCACGCTCTGCTTTCGCGCCTTTGACGGCAGCAACTACGAGGTGCGCTGTGCGGTggcccagctgctgggcacGCTCCTGGCCTACACACAGCAGCTGGCGGAGGCGGCCCTCAACAAGAAGGCCAATCAGACGGTTGTCCTGCAGGCGGGCAAGGGAGCCACGCAGCGTCTGGTGTCGCTGGACGAGGCGTTGGGCATACTGATGTCGGGATTCCTGCGGGGCGGCGCCTCCTTCCTCAAGGGAACCGGGGAGATCATCAAGGGCACCTCCGGAGTGAATCGAGAGGTGCGTGTGGGCGTCACCCATGCGTACGTGGTGTTTGTCCAGTTCATGGGCAGCGTCTGGCTGGAGCGACAGTTGAGCGTTTTCCTGGCCCACGTCCTGGATCTGGTGGCCAATCCGAAGGCGGCCTGCTCGCACGTGGATGCCGTCTACTCGCGCAAGTGCATCAACTTCATTCTGCGCTCGACAATCGGCAAGATGCTGGGGGAGAAGGCCCAGACTGCCGCCTGCAAGGAGCTCATCCACCTGGTGGCCAAGCAGATGAACTCGATCGACTTCAATCCGGAGAACGCCAAGGACTCCAACCAGGAGACACTCTTCAGCCAGCACCTGCTCGTGTGCGCCCTCCAGGAGCTGAGCTCCCTCTTCATTTGCCTCGGCACGACGGCCCAGAATCTGCTTGGGGATCAGTCCCTGCAGACCATCGACGCCACCTGCGCGGTGCTGGTGCATCCGTGCGCCGCCGCTCGACTTGCGGCCGCCTGGTgcctgcgctgctgctgcgtggccGTGCCTAGTCAGATTACGCCGCTCATCGACCGCTTCATTGAGGCCATCGAGCAGATGCGCTCCTCCCCCGAGGCCATAGCCGGCTACAGCTGCGCCCTTGCGGCCATTTTGGGCAGCGTGCGCTACTCCCCGCTGGGCATACCCCACACCAAGGGCAAGGTGGTCTTCAACTGtgccgaggagctgctgcgctCCGCCTCCCAGAATAGCCGCATGTCGCTGCACCGCACCCAGGCCGGCTGGCTGTTGATCGGAGCCATCATGACCCTAGGATCCCCGGTGGTCAAGGGTCTGCTGCCGCGcatgctgctcctgtggcgCAACTCCTTCCCCCGCTCCAACAAGGAGCTCGAGTCGGAGAAGGCCCGCGGCGACGCCTTCACCTGGCAGGTGACACTCGAGGGTCGTGCCGGTGCCCTCTCTGTGATGCACAGCTTCCTGCTTAATTGTCCGGAACTGGTCAGCGAGGACATCACCCGACGGCTACTCACTCCCATCGAGAGTGCTCTGGCCATGCTGGTCAA TTTGGCCTCTGTCCTCAAGAGCTATGGCACCCAATTGAAGGCTCCGGCGGCCATGGTTCGTCTACGCCTCTTCGagacgctgacgctgctgccgccgaaTGCGTTGGAGGCCTCCTACACTCATCTCCTTCGCATGCTCGTCTCGGAGTTCACGCTCTCGGACAACGCAGCCAACACCACCAACTCGCTGCTGCGCACGCTCTGTCATGGCGATGATTCCATTATTCTGGGCACCTGGCTTCAGGAGACTAACCATCGCACCATCGAGGATCAG ATGGAACCCAATCGCAAAGTCGATGGCGAGCAT CTGCAGCCGAACAGTGCGGCTGGCTCGGGGGCCCTGGAGCACGATCCCTGCTGCCTGTACCGCCCCAATTGGTATGCGCATGAaaacagcggcggcagcagcagcaattctGGTCATGGCGCTGGAAACTCTGGAGGCAGCGGCTCCGGAAACTTGCAGCTGATCAACAAGGCACAGCAGTGTCCCGGCCCCCTGCCGCTGGGCGTGGCTGTGATCGACATGTCCGTGACGCTGTACGGCACCATCTTCCCGAAGGTGGCGAACAAGCATCGGCTGCAGATGCTGGAGCACTTTGGCGAGTGCATCAAGCAGGCGAAGAGCAGCCGCCAGGAGGCGGTGCAGATGAACATCTTCACGGCACTGCTGTGCGCGCTGAAGAATCTGACGGACAGCAAGACGAGCCTCGGCCAGGAGGATGTGCGGAGGAGTGCCACAGCCCTAATTGTCGCCTCGCTGACCAGCGCCAACTCCACCATACGCTGTGCGGGTGGCGAGGCTCTGGGAAGGCTGGCACAGGTCGTGGGCGACTCGCACTTCACCGCCGAGTTGGCCCAGAACAGCTTCGACAAGCTGAAGTCAGCGAGGGATGTGGTCACACGCACGGGACACTCGCACGCGCTGGGCTGCCTGCATCGCTATGTGGGCGGCATGGGCTCCTCGCAGCATCTCAGCACCAGCGTGTCCATtctgctggccctggcccaggACAGTGCCTCGCCGGTGGTGCAGGTCTGGTCACTGTACGCCCTGGCCCAGATCGCCGACTCCGGCGGTCCCATGTTCCGCGGCTATGTGGAGGCGGCGCTCACGATGTCCCtcaagctgctgctcagcGTTCCCCATGCCCACGTGGATGTGCACCAGTGTGTGGGCCGTGTGGTCAATGCGCTGATCACCACCGTGGGACCGGAGCTGCAGGGCAATGCTGCCGGAGTCTCTGCCATGCGCGGCTCCTTCCTCTGCTCGGCCGCCCTGCTGCAGGCGCACGCTGATCCCCTGGTGCAGGCCGAGGCGATTGGGTGTCTGCAACAGCTGCATCTGTTTGCCTGCAagtcgctgcagctggacTCGCTGGTGCCGACGCTGGTCAAGATGCTCGCCAGCAACTACTTCATCCTGCGAAAGGCGGCAGTCTCCTGTCTGCGTCAGCTGGCGCATCGCGAGGCAAAGGAAGTGTGCGAGCTGGCGCTCACCATAAGCCCGGAGCAGTGCCCGGATCTGGTGCTCACGGAGTACGGGCTGCCGGGGCTGCTCTTCTCGATGCTGGACACCGAAACGGATGCCGAGATGCTAAAGAACATTCACGACACCTTGACCTCCATGCTGCAAATGCTGGCGGCGGATAACCTCAGCTCCTGGCTGAGTCTCTGCAAGAATGTGCTCACGGTGGCCGTGGAGGGAGGCCTGGCCGAGGATAGTCCACCCACAGGGGGAGAGCACGCGAACAAGGAGCACACGtcggggcaggaggaggacgacgacgaggaggaggagtatgCCGACGATGTGACCGAGTACAGGGCGGAGGAGAACACCTCCACCCATCCGGCCGTACAGCCCCGCTGGCCCACGCGAGTCTTCGCCTCACACTGCGTCCGGCGCATCATCTCCAGCTGCGAGGCCTCCAGTCCCATGCACTTCGACCTGCTGcaggccaaggagcagcagatgaTCAAGTCACGCGGCGACTACCTCATCCTCCACCTGGCGGAGCTCATTCGCATGTCCTTCATGGCGGCCACCTCCGACTCGGACCAGCTGCGGCTGGAGGGACTGCGCACCCTCCAGGAGATCATCGATCGCTTCGCCAACGTCCCCGAGCCCGAATTTCCCGGCCACCTGCTGCTCGAGCAGTTCCAGGCCCAGGTGGGGGCCGCCCTGCGTCCCGCCTTTGCCACAGACACGCCCTCCCACGTGACGGCCGCCGCCTGTGAGGTGTGCTCCGCGTGGATCGGATCGGGAGTGGCGCGGGACATCAGCGACCTGAGGCGCGTCCACCAGCTGCTCGTGAGCTCCCTCAGCAAGCTGTACACGAAGACGAACAGCACTCAGCTGTACAACGAGTCCATGGCCACGCTGGAGAAGCTGAGCATCCTCAAGGCCTGGGCCGAGGTCTACATAGTGGCCATGATGGGCAACGGCAAGGCGCCGGCCTCCCTCCTCTcgctgcagtcgcagcagaCGCTCCAGTCCCTAACTGCAGTGGAAGCGGACGCGGAAGTGGATCCGGATCCCACACCCGACAGCCGAGGCGAGAGtctgctggggctggtgcAGCCGGAGCTACATAATCTGTCCACTCACTGGCTGAACGCCATGAAGGACcacgcgctgctgctgctgccagccgaGTTTCAGTCGCAGCTGCCGCACGACGGCGGCGCCTTCTACACCACGGACACCATCAACTCCTCGAAGCCGCACTACATGACCAGCTGGCCCCCGCTGCTGTATGCCTCGGCCCTGTGGCTGCGCGACGAGGGCTTTGCCCGGCACCAGGACACGGCCGCCAGCTCATCGACGGAGTCCAACAACAATCATATAACGCACGGCTCCCTCTCGGCGGATCGCTTCCACATGATATTCGGCATCTGCATGGAGGCGCTGTGCAGCATGCGCAGCTCGGAGAAGCCCAAGAACATTGTCAGCTGCCTGCGCTCGCTGCACAGCATCTTCGACTCCACCTGGGCGCGCCAGCAGTTGATCAAGGACCGAGCGCTGACCATCGAACTGTGCCACGTGCTGCATCGCCAGATTCTGACGCGCGACGAGCTGCTGGTCCAACTGCTGTGTGTGGAGATCCTCAAGCAGACCATACAGGCGGCGCGCGAGGATCTGGACAGCAGGCGTGACGACAACGCCAATGCCGAGGACAGCCTGCAGCTGGGCGAGGACAACTCGATGCAGCCCGGCAGCTCGCACGTGTACGCCGTGCTGGaggtgtgcctgtgcctgttcgTGCGCCAAATACCGAGCATGAACCCCACCAAGCAGAGTGGTGCGGGGGGCCTGCAGTTGGACTACGCCTACGCCAAGTTCAACTCCACCGCCTCCTTCTTCTCCGTGCTGAGCGACGACAGTGGCCTGCTGGTGGCAAGTGGTCTGCAGTGcgtcgagcagctgctggatcTCTGCACGCCACGGGGAGCCCTCACCATTCTGCCCACCATCCTGTACATGACCACCAGCATCGTCAAGGAGATAGCCAACAAGTCGGCCATAGACAGCAGCATCCTGGCCAACACCAGTGCCGTGCAGGCCGCCCTGCAGTGCCTGCGCTCGGTCTGTGTGCATCGGTGGTCGCGGCAGCCGGACACCGCGGAggactggcagcagctgctgcagagcgCTCTAGCCACGGTCATAGATCTCACCAAGACGGCCGGCGACAACGAGGAGCGCAAGGTGGACGAGGTCAccatgctgctggccatcgccGTCTTCATTCTCCACACTCCAGCCTCCGTGGTGGCGGCGCCCTCACTGCAGTATCCCTGCATCAACCACTTCCGGCAGTGTTTGCAGTCGGAGCACCTGTCGGTCAAGCTGAAATGCATCGAGACCACGCGCTCAATCTTCGCCAAAGCGGAGCTGAAGACCGCCACCCCCTACATCCATGCCCTGGCCCCGCGCATCATCGAGTCCCTGTACGCGGAGTCCAGCAAGACGCCGACCAGCGAACTGGAGCTTCAAGTCACCCTGGAGAGCATTGTCACAGTGGAGCAGCTGATCGATCTGGCCGAGCCACAGCACC GAAACATGAACTTGCTACAAG ACATACAAATGCTGACGTTGCTGGTGCCTGTACTGATTGGTTTCCTGGCCGATCCCAGCCGGCTGAGAGGCGTAGCCAAGTACCAGCGACAACTGCACGAGCAGGCCCTGCAATGGCTGCTCAAGATTGGACCGAAATATCCGCAGGAGTTCAAGGCACTGATGGGTCAGACCCCGGAGTTGCGCCAGAAACTGGAGGCAGCCAtacgcagccagcagcagtcaatTAACATTGCCCAGAAGGCATCGGAAGCCCAGAGGAACGGTCTGCTGGCCAAGCCACAGAAGCCGACCATCAAGCTGAAGACGGACTTTAGCAACTTCCAATGA
- the LOC117896252 gene encoding HEAT repeat-containing protein 5B isoform X6, which yields MSVTLYGTIFPKVANKHRLQMLEHFGECIKQAKSSRQEAVQMNIFTALLCALKNLTDSKTSLGQEDVRRSATALIVASLTSANSTIRCAGGEALGRLAQVVGDSHFTAELAQNSFDKLKSARDVVTRTGHSHALGCLHRYVGGMGSSQHLSTSVSILLALAQDSASPVVQVWSLYALAQIADSGGPMFRGYVEAALTMSLKLLLSVPHAHVDVHQCVGRVVNALITTVGPELQGNAAGVSAMRGSFLCSAALLQAHADPLVQAEAIGCLQQLHLFACKSLQLDSLVPTLVKMLASNYFILRKAAVSCLRQLAHREAKEVCELALTISPEQCPDLVLTEYGLPGLLFSMLDTETDAEMLKNIHDTLTSMLQMLAADNLSSWLSLCKNVLTVAVEGGLAEDSPPTGGEHANKEHTSGQEEDDDEEEEYADDVTEYRAEENTSTHPAVQPRWPTRVFASHCVRRIISSCEASSPMHFDLLQAKEQQMIKSRGDYLILHLAELIRMSFMAATSDSDQLRLEGLRTLQEIIDRFANVPEPEFPGHLLLEQFQAQVGAALRPAFATDTPSHVTAAACEVCSAWIGSGVARDISDLRRVHQLLVSSLSKLYTKTNSTQLYNESMATLEKLSILKAWAEVYIVAMMGNGKAPASLLSLQSQQTLQSLTAVEADAEVDPDPTPDSRGESLLGLVQPELHNLSTHWLNAMKDHALLLLPAEFQSQLPHDGGAFYTTDTINSSKPHYMTSWPPLLYASALWLRDEGFARHQDTAASSSTESNNNHITHGSLSADRFHMIFGICMEALCSMRSSEKPKNIVSCLRSLHSIFDSTWARQQLIKDRALTIELCHVLHRQILTRDELLVQLLCVEILKQTIQAAREDLDSRRDDNANAEDSLQLGEDNSMQPGSSHVYAVLEVCLCLFVRQIPSMNPTKQSGAGGLQLDYAYAKFNSTASFFSVLSDDSGLLVASGLQCVEQLLDLCTPRGALTILPTILYMTTSIVKEIANKSAIDSSILANTSAVQAALQCLRSVCVHRWSRQPDTAEDWQQLLQSALATVIDLTKTAGDNEERKVDEVTMLLAIAVFILHTPASVVAAPSLQYPCINHFRQCLQSEHLSVKLKCIETTRSIFAKAELKTATPYIHALAPRIIESLYAESSKTPTSELELQVTLESIVTVEQLIDLAEPQHRNMNLLQDIQMLTLLVPVLIGFLADPSRLRGVAKYQRQLHEQALQWLLKIGPKYPQEFKALMGQTPELRQKLEAAIRSQQQSINIAQKASEAQRNGLLAKPQKPTIKLKTDFSNFQ from the exons ATGTCCGTGACGCTGTACGGCACCATCTTCCCGAAGGTGGCGAACAAGCATCGGCTGCAGATGCTGGAGCACTTTGGCGAGTGCATCAAGCAGGCGAAGAGCAGCCGCCAGGAGGCGGTGCAGATGAACATCTTCACGGCACTGCTGTGCGCGCTGAAGAATCTGACGGACAGCAAGACGAGCCTCGGCCAGGAGGATGTGCGGAGGAGTGCCACAGCCCTAATTGTCGCCTCGCTGACCAGCGCCAACTCCACCATACGCTGTGCGGGTGGCGAGGCTCTGGGAAGGCTGGCACAGGTCGTGGGCGACTCGCACTTCACCGCCGAGTTGGCCCAGAACAGCTTCGACAAGCTGAAGTCAGCGAGGGATGTGGTCACACGCACGGGACACTCGCACGCGCTGGGCTGCCTGCATCGCTATGTGGGCGGCATGGGCTCCTCGCAGCATCTCAGCACCAGCGTGTCCATtctgctggccctggcccaggACAGTGCCTCGCCGGTGGTGCAGGTCTGGTCACTGTACGCCCTGGCCCAGATCGCCGACTCCGGCGGTCCCATGTTCCGCGGCTATGTGGAGGCGGCGCTCACGATGTCCCtcaagctgctgctcagcGTTCCCCATGCCCACGTGGATGTGCACCAGTGTGTGGGCCGTGTGGTCAATGCGCTGATCACCACCGTGGGACCGGAGCTGCAGGGCAATGCTGCCGGAGTCTCTGCCATGCGCGGCTCCTTCCTCTGCTCGGCCGCCCTGCTGCAGGCGCACGCTGATCCCCTGGTGCAGGCCGAGGCGATTGGGTGTCTGCAACAGCTGCATCTGTTTGCCTGCAagtcgctgcagctggacTCGCTGGTGCCGACGCTGGTCAAGATGCTCGCCAGCAACTACTTCATCCTGCGAAAGGCGGCAGTCTCCTGTCTGCGTCAGCTGGCGCATCGCGAGGCAAAGGAAGTGTGCGAGCTGGCGCTCACCATAAGCCCGGAGCAGTGCCCGGATCTGGTGCTCACGGAGTACGGGCTGCCGGGGCTGCTCTTCTCGATGCTGGACACCGAAACGGATGCCGAGATGCTAAAGAACATTCACGACACCTTGACCTCCATGCTGCAAATGCTGGCGGCGGATAACCTCAGCTCCTGGCTGAGTCTCTGCAAGAATGTGCTCACGGTGGCCGTGGAGGGAGGCCTGGCCGAGGATAGTCCACCCACAGGGGGAGAGCACGCGAACAAGGAGCACACGtcggggcaggaggaggacgacgacgaggaggaggagtatgCCGACGATGTGACCGAGTACAGGGCGGAGGAGAACACCTCCACCCATCCGGCCGTACAGCCCCGCTGGCCCACGCGAGTCTTCGCCTCACACTGCGTCCGGCGCATCATCTCCAGCTGCGAGGCCTCCAGTCCCATGCACTTCGACCTGCTGcaggccaaggagcagcagatgaTCAAGTCACGCGGCGACTACCTCATCCTCCACCTGGCGGAGCTCATTCGCATGTCCTTCATGGCGGCCACCTCCGACTCGGACCAGCTGCGGCTGGAGGGACTGCGCACCCTCCAGGAGATCATCGATCGCTTCGCCAACGTCCCCGAGCCCGAATTTCCCGGCCACCTGCTGCTCGAGCAGTTCCAGGCCCAGGTGGGGGCCGCCCTGCGTCCCGCCTTTGCCACAGACACGCCCTCCCACGTGACGGCCGCCGCCTGTGAGGTGTGCTCCGCGTGGATCGGATCGGGAGTGGCGCGGGACATCAGCGACCTGAGGCGCGTCCACCAGCTGCTCGTGAGCTCCCTCAGCAAGCTGTACACGAAGACGAACAGCACTCAGCTGTACAACGAGTCCATGGCCACGCTGGAGAAGCTGAGCATCCTCAAGGCCTGGGCCGAGGTCTACATAGTGGCCATGATGGGCAACGGCAAGGCGCCGGCCTCCCTCCTCTcgctgcagtcgcagcagaCGCTCCAGTCCCTAACTGCAGTGGAAGCGGACGCGGAAGTGGATCCGGATCCCACACCCGACAGCCGAGGCGAGAGtctgctggggctggtgcAGCCGGAGCTACATAATCTGTCCACTCACTGGCTGAACGCCATGAAGGACcacgcgctgctgctgctgccagccgaGTTTCAGTCGCAGCTGCCGCACGACGGCGGCGCCTTCTACACCACGGACACCATCAACTCCTCGAAGCCGCACTACATGACCAGCTGGCCCCCGCTGCTGTATGCCTCGGCCCTGTGGCTGCGCGACGAGGGCTTTGCCCGGCACCAGGACACGGCCGCCAGCTCATCGACGGAGTCCAACAACAATCATATAACGCACGGCTCCCTCTCGGCGGATCGCTTCCACATGATATTCGGCATCTGCATGGAGGCGCTGTGCAGCATGCGCAGCTCGGAGAAGCCCAAGAACATTGTCAGCTGCCTGCGCTCGCTGCACAGCATCTTCGACTCCACCTGGGCGCGCCAGCAGTTGATCAAGGACCGAGCGCTGACCATCGAACTGTGCCACGTGCTGCATCGCCAGATTCTGACGCGCGACGAGCTGCTGGTCCAACTGCTGTGTGTGGAGATCCTCAAGCAGACCATACAGGCGGCGCGCGAGGATCTGGACAGCAGGCGTGACGACAACGCCAATGCCGAGGACAGCCTGCAGCTGGGCGAGGACAACTCGATGCAGCCCGGCAGCTCGCACGTGTACGCCGTGCTGGaggtgtgcctgtgcctgttcgTGCGCCAAATACCGAGCATGAACCCCACCAAGCAGAGTGGTGCGGGGGGCCTGCAGTTGGACTACGCCTACGCCAAGTTCAACTCCACCGCCTCCTTCTTCTCCGTGCTGAGCGACGACAGTGGCCTGCTGGTGGCAAGTGGTCTGCAGTGcgtcgagcagctgctggatcTCTGCACGCCACGGGGAGCCCTCACCATTCTGCCCACCATCCTGTACATGACCACCAGCATCGTCAAGGAGATAGCCAACAAGTCGGCCATAGACAGCAGCATCCTGGCCAACACCAGTGCCGTGCAGGCCGCCCTGCAGTGCCTGCGCTCGGTCTGTGTGCATCGGTGGTCGCGGCAGCCGGACACCGCGGAggactggcagcagctgctgcagagcgCTCTAGCCACGGTCATAGATCTCACCAAGACGGCCGGCGACAACGAGGAGCGCAAGGTGGACGAGGTCAccatgctgctggccatcgccGTCTTCATTCTCCACACTCCAGCCTCCGTGGTGGCGGCGCCCTCACTGCAGTATCCCTGCATCAACCACTTCCGGCAGTGTTTGCAGTCGGAGCACCTGTCGGTCAAGCTGAAATGCATCGAGACCACGCGCTCAATCTTCGCCAAAGCGGAGCTGAAGACCGCCACCCCCTACATCCATGCCCTGGCCCCGCGCATCATCGAGTCCCTGTACGCGGAGTCCAGCAAGACGCCGACCAGCGAACTGGAGCTTCAAGTCACCCTGGAGAGCATTGTCACAGTGGAGCAGCTGATCGATCTGGCCGAGCCACAGCACC GAAACATGAACTTGCTACAAG ACATACAAATGCTGACGTTGCTGGTGCCTGTACTGATTGGTTTCCTGGCCGATCCCAGCCGGCTGAGAGGCGTAGCCAAGTACCAGCGACAACTGCACGAGCAGGCCCTGCAATGGCTGCTCAAGATTGGACCGAAATATCCGCAGGAGTTCAAGGCACTGATGGGTCAGACCCCGGAGTTGCGCCAGAAACTGGAGGCAGCCAtacgcagccagcagcagtcaatTAACATTGCCCAGAAGGCATCGGAAGCCCAGAGGAACGGTCTGCTGGCCAAGCCACAGAAGCCGACCATCAAGCTGAAGACGGACTTTAGCAACTTCCAATGA